In a genomic window of Opisthocomus hoazin isolate bOpiHoa1 chromosome 19, bOpiHoa1.hap1, whole genome shotgun sequence:
- the SEC16A gene encoding protein transport protein Sec16A isoform X1, with protein MQQPPQTVPAGAAAPPPAGIARNMYWRSGSLSKRANAAAAPVQPVTDPFAFGRQTPQGSPLDNPSKGNALVMQSSSPAVFPQPAVMHTSPSHAGDNPHGPHTSLSAPVSQPGINTSTFSNVPIPSPSPGYVINSATEVHANADLGLRGPAVPLHYNTGAVVENSFSVHPGMVSVSNKPGGRQDVSRDPNDVPSGPNATAFFPPPPQQPMSPWRPVQGNLQSPVRNFVPYPEPSSQIDVHNISQSSVSTSHPPPQTNLQQGPVHQGTPQNIMQAPLPVGYEKSGKNGSANSSHHMNSVQPGSVFRQNTEMTNAWLGQPYQEQFYPQPPLQDSSFVVSTAQENNPKNQSPGMSETSNRPVPTDRDSGTLSMFFKGDEAENEEILSSEKNYIVEKMEFDACQPNSASLYRQPVHPQRVAADVLSQAQAGTGSANEMVQKGMDVQYFPKIVSQQETQAAKHSMFVSDDKARIGDASGSGGSQYENVENLECVQNQEVLPSEPQNISASSPAAGPELYRYGSFPGQMLPKNALVSHAEGGPNLEAPDSLPHPVRPDSVSSNYSNISHRSASSSARPQEQVGTFIQQESGKPDEESSASFFKQIDSSPLGGNSSELNLGKSYHSNLSQPPTPSPPKPTGVFQTSANSSFEPVRSHGVGIKPAEVDQAKMVGELRENHSNQKSIKKNTAVPAASPGNLEQPPDNLETIFMPHVHPLPLAAVGEAGNILHSGPVMENIQSVSERRSLTRAQGSVKKCDSPATTLWAHNELPNFGGNVLLAPAAPAVYVPAKQTVEVIQPPEEGMSNQQPSKPGTIAVRLSQDGNISSENLENPPKMGEEEALQSQASSGYASLLSSPPTESLQNQPILIAQPNQNYNLAQPINFSISLSNQLSSNENNQPMKDSGAGDKPALGPQTSCAGGIISGENMPLPAVQVGSLLVNALPSTNLLKQNLLQSPVNSSDAAPNQPANLLMKTPLNLAPEGQKNVNMEGFIPEFASKPGSNSSVSPGTNLPSGSAGVLVPPVNAVVQANNSANHSNSKEEAAGVLDFTVSRTLEKCSASNSVQVHNQSLSGGPVYPQQSAGSAGQVGPEVHDKQHFYQQVTKDVQHQAVSDRAVQGALPSQPQVQGAQMQQPTSSGQSLVPSNHQIAAGTKAMQTSQQRKNQVLSDHPQPVGPQEAGSAQLMTAYDQTSPDKQPVSGQPSGAPPATAPSTTTSQSVTPNAQQDLQRPSLPQTPQDAFGPLQNPYYYYRHPYDAYQPPYPPPYPPADPRTAAHLYYMEDSYGQYDPRYRQYDGTSTAYMEPGSYRYSEPERPSSRASHCSDRPPSRQGYTEDYYTKSGWSDYYPGYYPNSYDYADPSRWERYSSAYDPRYRDPRSYDQRYWYDAEHNPYQKREAYPYGNRHDRYEDNWRYDPRFTGSFDDESEPHRDPYGDEFDRRSVHSEHSGHSLRSSRSVHSHRSSFSSRSQQSQLYRSNHDLTVNTYETTAQAVSLHTDYPYGGYAANFDGQQPFTDYGYATETGWSAVEQAPLRPSTPEKFSVPHICARFGPGGFLIKVLPNLPSEGQPALVEIHSMETMLQHSPEQEEMRAFPGPLAKDDTHKVDVINFAQKKATQCFKNENLIDKESASLLWDFIVLLCRQNGTVVGTDLAELLLRDHKTVWLPGKSPNEANLIDFTNEALEQVEEESGEAQLSFLTDSLITAIDSLEKETERFRELLLYGRKKDALESAMKHGLWGHALLLASKMDSRTHARVMTRFANSLPINDPLQTVYQLMSGRMPAASTCCGDEKWGDWRPHLAMVLSNLNSNVDLESRTIATMGDTLASKGLLDAAHFCYLMAQVGFGVYTRKTTKLVLIGSNHSLPFLKFATNEAIQRTEAYEYAQSLGTQPGCLPNFQVFKFIYACRLAEMGLAAQAFHYCEVISRTVLKDPHYYSPVLIGQLIQMSSQLRLFDPQIKEKPDQESFIEPSWLVRLRYVDGQIKEGAIAYNTDRSTPPPYACSTPSSELDRASQCDGAGVGRDVGPGAENALLASLMPNMAQQMQSVQLMPSVPQAVLDGSAAMIPPGDQEAVQSVPFYSVASQPVGPGHGFAPPGFSNPYGTEPSPLYLGSALPPGGPPQEIEPQSEDQTNLETGMQRIAPESPSHNSFPEQKEEDFYGRMASMAPGRRSRSASQSSAHMGYGRRSRTTSESSAHSVGRERSNSAAKQPSTTPSVPVGKETKKEIKKEPAPRKTGANWFRWLMGKGKNEAHLPDDKNKSIVWDEQKQRWVNLDEPEEESKPPPPPPTGFPKVPQTVPPGPGGPPGAPVNMFSRRAAGSRARYVDVLNPGGTKSSGAVPAPSDLFAPLAPMPIPANVFVPNSVPGEPQPLEGSGAAEHTPAANQTNADPAATVEPEYLNPATLPPGSGLPVSNPDGSQSGELSRSSSMSSLSREVSQHFNQPASVSPSGGPSAGTVPFYNPSQFAQSPAVTGSSRLGRIGQRKYPTLK; from the exons ATGCAGCAGCCTCCACAGACTGTTCCAGCAGGAGCGGCAGCTCCACCTCCTGCGGGCATTGCTCGGAACATGTACTGGAGGAGCGGCTCGCTCAGTAAACGAGCGAATGCAGCAGCTGCCCCAGTGCAGCCTGTGACAGACCCTTTTGCGTTTGGCAGACAAACTCCACAGGGTTCCCCTTTAGATAATCCATCCAAGGGCAATGCGTTGGTTATGCAGAGTTCTTCCCCAGCAGTGTTTCCACAGCCAGCCGTTATGCATACTTCACCGTCACATGCAGGGGACAATCCTCATGGACCACATACGTCTTTATCAGCTCCTGTATCTCAACCAGGAATAAATACCAGTACGTTTTCTAATGTTCCGATTCCTTCACCGTCCCCAGGATATGTTATAAATAGTGCTACAGAAGTGCATGCAAATGCAGATCTTGGACTCCGAGGGCCTGCAGTACCATTGCATTATAATACAGGAGCAGTGGTTGAAAATTCTTTCAGTGTGCATCCTGGAATGGTGTCTGTGTCAAACAAACCTGGAGGTAGGCAAGATGTTAGTAGAGATCCAAATGATGTTCCTTCAGGACCCAATGCAACAGCATTCTTCCCTCCACCTCCTCAGCAGCCTATGTCTCCATGGAGGCCTGTTCAAGGTAACCTGCAGTCTCCAGTTCGAAATTTTGTGCCCTATCCTGAGCCATCTTCTCAGATTGACGTTCATAACATTTCTCAGTCTTCTGTTAGCACTTCACATCCTCCTCCACAGACAAATTTACAGCAGGGTCCTGTACACCAAGGTACTCCACAAAATATCATGCAAGCGCCTTTGCCCGTTGGTTATGAAAAGAGTGGGAAAAATGGCTCTGCAAATAGCAGTCATCACATGAACAGTGTCCAGCCTGGCAGTGTGTTTAGGCAGAACACAGAGATGACTAACGCTTGGTTAGGTCAGCCATACCAGGAACAGTTTTACCCACAGCCCCCACTGCAAGACTCCAGTTTTGTCGTTTCCACAGCTCAGGAAAATAACCCCAAAAACCAGTCTCCAGGTATGTCTGAAACGTCCAATAGACCTGTTCCCACAGATCGAGATTCAGGAACTCTCTCTATGTTTTTCAAAGGGGATgaggcagaaaatgaagaaatactttcatctgaaaaaaattacatagttGAGAAAATGGAGTTCGATGCTTGTCAGCCAAATTCAGCATCCTTGTATCGCCAGCCAGTGCATCCTCAGCGGGTTGCAGCTGATGTTCTCTCTCAGGCACAGGCTGGTACAGGTTCAGCCAACGAGATGGTACAAAAAGGAATGGATGTCCAGTACTTTCCTAAAATTGTGAGTCAGCAGGAGACACAGGCCGCTAAGCACTCTATGTTTGTTAGTGATGACAAGGCGCGTATAGGTGATGCGTCTGGGAGTGGTGGGTCACAGTATGAAAACGTTGAGAACCTGGAGTGCGTTCAGAATCAAGAAGTGCTGCCAAGTGAGCCACAGAACATCAGTGCTTCATCCCCTGCTGCTGGTCCTGAGCTGTACAGGTATGGATCCTTTCCTGGTCAGATGCTTCCAAAGAATGCTCTTGTGAGCCATGCTGAAGGAGGACCAAATTTGGAGGCACCCGATTCATTACCTCATCCTGTCCGACCAGACAGCGTATCTTCAAACTACAGCAACATTAGCCATAGGAGTGCTTCTAGCTCGGCAAGACCTCAAGAGCAAGTGGGTACATTTATTCAGCAAGAAAGTGGGAAGCCTGATGAAGAGTCTTCTGCTAGCTTCTTTAAACAGATTGACTCCTCTCCTTTGGGAGGCAATTCAAGTGAGCTAAACCTGGGCAAGAGCTACCATAGTAATCTGTCCCAGCCTCCAACTCCAAGTCCTCCTAAGCCTACAGGTGTATTTCAGACAAGTGCAAATAGTTCTTTTGAACCTGTGAGGTCCCACGGAGTTGGTATAAAACCTGCAGAGGTTGACCAAGCAAAGATGGTGGGTGAATTAAGAGAGAACCACTCAAACCAGAAGAGCATCAAGAAGAATACAGCTGTGCCGGCTGCATCCCCAGGCAATCTTGAACAGCCACCAGATAATCTGGAAACTATTTTCATGCCTCACGTACACCCCCTGCCTCTTGCAGCCGTTGGTGAAGCTGGAAATATTTTGCACTCTGGACCCGTTATGGAAAACATACAGTCAGTATCTGAGAGAAGGTCCTTAACAAGAGCTCAAGGATCAGTTAAGAAGTGTGATAGCCCCGCAACAACTTTGTGGGCTCATAATGAGTTACCTAATTTTGGGGGAAATGTTCTTctagctcctgctgctcctgcagtgtATGTACCTGCCAAACAAACTGTAGAAGTCATTCAGCCACCAGAAGAAGGCATGTCTAATCAGCAGCCAAGTAAACCAGGGACTATTGCTGTGCGGCTATCCCAAGATGGAAATATATCTTCTGAAAATCTTGAAAATCCTCCCAAAATGGGGGAAGAGGAGGCACTTCAGTCTCAGGCAAGTTCTGGTTatgcaagtttgttgtcttctccACCTACAGAGTCTTTGCAAAATCAGCCTATCCTGATTGCTCAGCCTAATCAAAACTATAACTTGGCTCAGCCaattaatttttctatttctctATCTAATCAGCTCAGCAGCAATGAAAACAATCAGCCAATGAAGGACTCTGGGGCTGGGGACAAGCCTGCATTGGGTCCCCAAACCTCATGTGCTGGTGGGATCATTTCTGGGGAAAACATGCCATTACCTGCGGTGCAAGTTGGATCTCTGTTAGTTAATGCACTTCCAAGTACTAATCTGTTAAAACAGAATTTATTGCAAAGCCCTGTTAATTCCTCTGATGCTGCTCCTAATCAGCCTGCAAACTTGCTTATGAAAACTCCACTTAATTTGGCTCCAGAAGGGCAAAAGAATGTTAATATGGAAGGTTTTATTCCTGAGTTTGCTAGCAAGCCAGGGTCTAACTCATCTGTCTCTCCTGGGACAAATCTCCCCAGTGGAAGTGCAGGTGTACTAGTCCCCCCTGTTAATGCTGTAGTGCAGGCTAACAATTCTGCAAATCATTCAAATAGCAAAGAAGAAGCTGCTGGAGTGCTTGACTTCACGGTATCCCGGACGTTGGAGAAATGCAGTGCAAGTAATTCTGTACAGGTGCATAATCAGTCACTTTCTGGTGGTCCAGTGTATCCTCAACAGTCAGCTGGCAGCGCTGGTCAGGTGGGTCCTGAGGTGCATGACAAACAACATTTCTATCAACAGGTGACAAAAGATGTACAGCATCAGGCTGTATCAGACAGAGCTGTACAGGGAGCATTGCCATCTCAACCACAAGTGCAAGGAGCTCAAATGCAGCAACCAACATCTTCTGGACAGTCCTTAGTTCCTTCAAACCACCAAATTGCTGCAGGGACTAAAGCCATGCAGACATCACAGCAGCGTAAGAACCAGGTGCTGAGTGACCATCCTCAACCTGTGGGTCCTCAAGAGGCAGGTTCCGCGCAGCTGATGACAGCGTATGATCAGACGAGTCCTGATAAGCAGCCAGTGTCTGGACAGCCGTCAGGTGCTCCACCTGCCACAGCCCCCTCGACCACCACCAGTCAGTCAGTCACGCCAAATGCGCAGCAAGACCTGCAGCGTCCGTCCCTGCCGCAGACTCCTCAGGATGCCTTTGGTCCACTCCAGAACCCATACTACTACTATAGACATCCTTATGATGCTTACCAGCCTCCATATCCACCACCATATCCTCCTGCAGACCCCAGAACGGCAGCTCATCTTTATTACAtg GAGGATAGCTACGGACAGTATGACCCGCGGTACAGACAGTATGATGGCACCAGCACTGCTTATATGGAGCCTGGGAGCTATCGGTATTCTGAGCCTGAACGTCCCAGTTCCAGAGCTAGTCACTGCTCTGACAGGCCACCTTCTAG GCAAGGGTATACTGAAGATTATTATACAAAAAGTGGATGGAGTGATTATTATCCAGGCTATTATCCGAACTCGTATGATTATGCAG ATCCAAGTCGTTGGGAACGTTACTCATCAGCGTATGACCCCCGATACAGAGATCCTAGAAGTTACGATCAGAGATATTGGTATGATGCTGAACACAACCCTTACCAGAAGAGAGAAGCGTATCCATATGGCAACAG ACATGACCGATATGAAGATAACTGGAGATACGATCCTCGTTTTACTGGAAGTTTTGATGATGAATCTGAACCCCATAGAGATCCTTATGGTGATGAATTTGATAGACGCAGTGTCCACAGTGAGCATTCTGGCCATAGTCTCCGTAGCTCTCGCAGTGTTCACAGTCACCGGAGTAGTTtcagctctcgctctcagcaa AGCCAGCTGTATAGAAGTAATCATGATCTAACGGTTAATACGTATGAAACTACTGCGCAGGCAGTGTCGCTCCACACAGATTATCCATATGGCGGATATGCTGCTAATTTTGATGGACAACAGCCTTTTACAGATTATGGCTACGCGACTGAAACTGGATGGTCAGCTGTAGAACAAG CACCTTTAAGGCCATCAACACCTGAGAAATTTTCAGTGCCTCATATCTGTGCTAggtttggtcctgggggcttcttaATAAAAGTGCTGCCAAACCTGCCTTCAGAAGGACAGCCAGCTCTGGTTGAAATACACAGTATGGAG ACTATGTTACAACATTCTCCAGAGCAAGAAGAGATGAGAGCGTTTCCTGGTCCTCTTGCCAA ggatGACACCCATAAAGTGGATGTTATTAATTTTGCACAAAAGAAAGCTACACAGTGCTTTAAGAATGAAAACTTAATTGACAAAGAATCTGCGAGTCTGCTTTGGGACTTTATTGtactgctctgcaggcagaatgGG ACTGTTGTGGGAACAGACCTGGCTGAACTGTTGCTCCGAGACCACAAAACAGTGTGGCTTCCTGGGAAGTCCCCTAATGAGGCAAACTTGATTGATTTCACGAATGAGGCTTTGGAACAGGTGGAAGAGGAATCTGGTGAAGCCCAGCTCTCATTTCTCACTGATAGTCTAATAACCGCAATTGACAGTcttgagaaagagacagagagattCAGGGAGTTGCTGCTTTACGGCCGCAAGAAG GATGCTTTGGAGTCTGCCATGAAGCATGGTTTATGGGGTCATGCTCTGCTGCTTGCCAGCAAAATGGACAGCAGAACACATGCAAGAGTTATGACCAG ATTTGCCAACAGTCTCCCAATTAATGACCCTCTGCAGACTGTTTACCAGCTCATGTCTGGAAGGATGCCAGCTGCATCCACG TGCTGTGGAGATGAGAAATGGGGAGACTGGAGGCCTCATCTAGCAATGGTGTTATCCAACTTGAACAGTAATGTGGACTTGGAATCCAGGACCATTGCTACCATGGGAGACACTCTTG CGTCTAAAGGCCTGCTGGATGCTGCTCATTTTTGTTACCTTATGGCCCAAGTTGGTTTTGGCGTTTACACAAGGAAGACAACAAAGCTGGTCCTAATTGGATCAAATCATAG CTTGCCATTTTTAAAGTTTGCCACCAATGAAGCCATTCAAAGAACAGAAGCCTATGAATATGCACAGTCACTAGGAACTCAGCCTGGCTGCTTGCCCAACTTCCAG GTTTTCAAATTCATCTATGCTTGCCGACTAGCTGAAATGGGACTTGCTGCTCAGGCTTTCCATTATTGTGAAGTGATATCCAGAACTGTCCTTAAAGATCCACATTACTATTCACCTGTACTTATTGGGCAGCTAATCCAG ATGTCATCACAACTACGCCTGTTTGACCCACAGATAAAAGAAAAACCAGATCAGGAATCTTTTATTGAACCTTCATGGTTAGTAAGGCTTCGATATGTGGATGGACAGATCAAG GAGGGTGCAATAGCTTATAACACAGACAGATCCACCCCACCACCATATGCATGTAGTACCCCAAGTTCTGAATTAGACCGTGCTAGTCAATGTGATGGAGCAGGAGTTGGCCGTGACGTGGGTCCAGGTGCTGAAAATGCGTTGTTAGCATCCTTAATGCCTAATATGGCTCAACAGATGCAAAGTGTGCAGCTGATGCCTTCAG taCCTCAGGCTGTCCTTGATGGGTCAGCTGCCATGATTCCTCCTGGTGACCAGGAAGCTGTCCAAAGTGTCCCTTTCTATTCAGTGGCTTCTCAGCCTGTGGGTCCAGGACATGGCTTTGCACCTCCAGGATTTTCAAATCCGTATGGAACTGAACCGTCACCACTGTATTTAGGGTCAGCACTACCACCAGGAGGGCCGCCACAAGAAATTGAACCACAGTCAGAAGACCAGACAAACCTGGAAACAG gaatGCAGAGAATTGCTCCAGAGTCTCCTTCACATAACTCTTTCCCTGAACAGAAAGAGGAGGATTTCTATGGCAGAATGGCTAGCATG GCACCAGGACGAAGATCCAGATCTGCATCTCAGTCTTCAGCACATATG GGCTATGGGCGAAGATCCCGAACAACTTCAGAGTCCTCTGCTCATTCTGTGGGACGAGAGAGATCCAACTCTGCAGCAAAACAGCCCTCTACTACTCCCTCTGTTCCTGtaggaaaagaaactaaaaaagaaataaaaaaggagccAGCGCCTAGAAAG ACTGGTGCAAACTGGTTTCGTTGGCTgatgggaaaaggaaagaatgaagcTCACCTTCCAGATGACAAGAACAAATCA ATTGTTTGGGATGAACAGAAACAACGCTGGGTTAATCTGGATGAGCCAGAAGAAGAG AGTAAGCCTCCGCCACCACCTCCAACGGGATTTCCTAAAGTTCCTCAGACTGTTCCACCTGGACCTGGAGGCCCACCTGGTGCCCCTGTCAACATGTTCTCCAGAAGAGCAG CTGGAAGCAGAGCCCGTTACGTTGATGTCCTGAATCCAGGTGGAACCAAGTCCAGTGGTGCTGTTCCTGCGCCATCAGATCTGTTTGCCCCTTTGGCACCAATGCCAATTCCTGCAAATGTATTTGTTCCAAACTCAG TTCCAGGGGAACCCCAGCCGCTGGAAGGGAGTGGGGCAGCAGAGCACACGCCAGCTGCAAATCAAACCAACGCAGATCCTGCAGCAACTGTTGAACCAGAG TATTTAAACCCTGCAACCCTTCCTCCTGGCTCTGGACTTCCTGTTTCTAACCCTGATGGCTCCCAGTCAGGCGAG CTTTCGCGCTCTAGTTCAATGAGTTCATTATCACGTGAAGTAAGCCAGCATTTTAATCAG CCTGCCAGTGTGTCACCTTCAGGGGGACCTTCAGCAGGAACAGTACCGTTCTACAATCCGTCTCAGTTTGCACAA TCTCCTGCAGTCACTGGAAGTTCAAGACTGGGAAGAATTGGACAGAGGAAGTATCCAACATTGAAGTAG